Below is a genomic region from Deinococcus arcticus.
CTCGCGCCACAGGCAGTGTTCGGTGGCCACGCTCCGGGCCGGGTCGGGGGTGAAGCTCAGGCCGGGGTCCAGTGGGAACTCGCGCAGGGGCCGGCCGCGCAGCCGTTCCAGCACACGGCCCAGCAGCACATAGCCCAGGTCGGAATACACCACCGCGCCCGGTTCTGTTACCGGCCAGGGTTCCTGCAGGAAGCGGGCGCGGATGGTCGCCGCGTCGCCCCAGGTGTACAGCTTGCTCCAGGGCCCCAGCCCCGCCGTATGGGTGAGCAGCTGGCGCAGGGTGCGCGCCCGCAGCGGCGTGTCCTGCATCCAGGCGAGGTCGGGCAACCAGCGGCCCAGGGGATCATCCAGGTCCAGCAGGCCCTCTTCCAGCGCCCGCAGCACCTCACGGGCAGTCAGCAGCGGTTTGGTCAGGCTGGCAAGGTCCCACCAGCTGTCTTCGGGCAGGGGCTGGGGGTGCGGCTCGCGCTGGGCCAGCCCCAGCACCAGGGTCTCGCGCCGCCCAGTCTGGTCCACCACCCCCAGCGCCGCGCCGGACGGGCCCCCCGGGGTCTGCACGGCGGCAGCCAGCAGGGCGTGGGTGCGCGCCGGAATCAGAGGCCCCATTCCCCTTCTCCCAGGGCGGCGCGGGCGTGGCCTCCAGCGGCCTCCAGGCGACGCTGCGCCTCGGGTACGCCCACCCCCAGCCGCAGGCTCACCACCGCCACCTTCACCTGCCCGCCCGCCTCGCTCAGGGCGGCGCGGGCCACCCCCTCGGCCGCGCCGGTGGCGTGCATGACCAGCCGCAGCGCGCGGGCCTCTAACTTGGCGTTGCCCGCGCGCAGGTCCACCATCAGGTTGCCGTACACCTTGCCCAGGCGCACCATCAGCGTGCTGGACAGGGTGTTCAGCGCGATTTTCTGGGCGGTGCCGGCTTTCAGGCGGGTGGACCCACTGATGAGTTCCGGGCCCGTGTCCAGCAGCACCGGGCAGTCGGTGGCCGTCAGCAGGGGGGTCAGCGGGTTGTTGGCCAGCCCCACGGTCAGGGCGCCGGCCGCGCGCGCCGCCGCCACCGCCCCCAGCACCCAGGGCGTGGTGCCGCTGGCGGCCACGGCAATCAGCACGTCGTCGGGGGCAGGCTGCAGGCCCGCAATGGCCTGCCTGCCCGCCGCCTCATCGTCCTCGGCGCCCTCGGTGGCCTGCCGGATGGCCCGCTCGCCCCCCGCAATCACCGCCAGGGCGCGCTCTGGCGGCCAGGAAAAGGTGGGCGGCAGTTCCGAGGCGTCCAGCACGCCCAGGCGCCCACTGGTGCCGGCCCCGGCATACAGCAGCCGACCGCCGCGCGCCAGCCGGGGCAGGGCGGCGTCGGCGGCGCGGGCCAGCTGGGGCGCGGCGCGGCGCACCGCCTGCACCGCGTCCAGCTGATCGCTTGCGAAGGTCTGGGCCAGTTCCAGGGTGCTCAGGGCGTCCAGATGGGGGTGCAGGGGGTGAAGTCCCTCGGTGCGGCGGGGGTCGGCGCTGGCGGCAGGGGCGGGCTCGGTCATGGCAGGGCTCCGGTGGGCGGGGCGGGGGTCCAGGTGCCGCAGAGGGCCGCGTGGGCCGCGCCCGTGGTGTGCGGCAGGGTATTCGGCCAGCCCTGCGCGCGGGCGTAGCCCAGAAAGGCGAAGGCCGCCGCTTCCCGGCTGGCGTCGGTGAAGCCGTGGTCGTTCCAGCCCAGCTCGGCCGCCGTGCGCAGCGGCACGGGCAGTTCGGCGCGCAGAGCGGCCACCAGCACCGGGTTGCGCGCGCCGCCGCCCAGCACCACCACCTCGTCCAGGCCCCGGGGCAGCACCCAGCGGCGGTAGGCGCCGGCCACCGTGCGGGCGGTCAGGGCCACGGCGGTGGCGGCCAGATCCGGCAGGGACAGCTCGGCCAGTTGGGGCAGGCGGGCCAGCGTCCAGACCTCGCGCCCGGTGGCCTTGGGGGGCGGGGCGCCCAGTTCCGGGTGGGCCAGCCACGCGGCCAGGGTAGGTTCGTGAATGGTGCCCGCCTGGGCCAGCCGCCCGCCCTCGTCGTGTGTGTGGCCCGCCCGGCCAGCCACCTCGTCCAGCAGGCAGTTGGCGGGGCCGGTGTCAAAGGCCAGCACCGCCGCCGCCTCGGTGCCGGGCAGGTACGTGAGGTTGCTGATGCCGCCCAGATTGTGCAGGGCCCGGCGCACTCCGCTCTGGGCAAACAGCGCCCAGTCGGCCAGCGGCACCAGCGGCGCCCCCACCCCCCCGGCGGCCAGATCGGCGGGGCGGAAGTCGGCCACCACGGGCCGGCCGGTGTGGGCGGCAATTACAGCCGGCTCGCCCAGTTGCAGGGTGGCGGGCCGGGCCCAGCCGCGCGCCGGGTCCGGGCGAGGGTGGTGCTGCACTGTCTGGCCGTGGCTGGCGATCAGGTCGGCGTCCCGGGCCAGGGGGGCCGCTGCCCGGGCAAAGGCCTCGCCCAGCGCCCAGTGCAGCTGGGTCAGCTCGGCCGGGGTGCCCTCGTTCTGCGCGGCGCGCAGCACGGCGGCCCGCAGCTCGGGGGGGTAGGGCGTGAAGGTGTGGGCCAGCACCCGGCCACGCGGCGCCGGGCCGGGCAGCGGCGGCCAGGGCCCACCAGCACCCAGCGCGGGCCACCCGGGCAGTTCCAGCAGCGCGGCGTCTATGCCGTCGGCGCTGGTGCCGCTCATCAGGCCCAGCACGCGGGCAGGGCGGCCGGTCATGCACAGGCCCCCGGCCGGAGCGCGGCGCCGGGAACGCGCCTCATGCGCCGCCCTGCAGTTCCATCACGAAGTCGGATCGGTCGCCCCGGTAGTGGGCGCGGGCGTATTCGATGGGCCGCCCGTCTGCCAGCCACGACACCCGGTCGGTGGTCAGCAGCGCGGCGCCCACCGGCACGCCCAGCAGCGGCGCCAGGGTCAGGTCGGCGTTCACGGCGCGCAGGTGCCGGATGGCCCGCGCCGGGCTCAGGGCCCGCGCCCAGAGCAGGGCGTACAGGCTGGCGTCCTGCACGTCGGCCGGACGCAGCTCGCCCACCAGCGCCGCCGGCAGGGCAGAGTCCTCCACGGCCAGCGGCTCGCCATCGGCGGTGCGCACCCGGCGCAGCCGGTACACCCGTTCCCCAGGCGACAGGGCCAGGCTCATAGCCTCCTGGGGGCTGGGGCGCACGCGCTCGAAGCTCAGGACGCGGGCGCCGGGTATCTGCCCCCGGGCGCGCACGTCCTCGGAAAAGGAGGACAGCAGCCCCAGCGAGCGGCTGGGCAGTTCGCCCGGCCGGGGCGGCGGCGTGACGAAGGTGCCGCTGCCGTGGCGCCGGGTCAGCAGCCCCTGCTGCGAGAGCAGCGCCAGCGCCTGGCGCACCGTCACGCGCGACACGCCCAGCCCGGCGGCCAGTTCCCGCTCGGCGGGCAGGGCGCTGCCGGCGCGCAGGTGCCCGCTCTCAATGCGCTGGGTCAGCCCCTGCGCCACCTGGACATACACCGGGGTGGCGCTCGCCGGATCCAGGGGCAGGGCCCAGGGCAGGGAGGACGGAAGCATTGCCTCTGACCGTACCACCTGCAGGCCACTTTGCCCAGAGGTTGCAAGTGGACTGTGATTGGTCTTAGGCTGGGGTGTCTGACAACTTGCTGGCAGCGGTGGCACGCTGCCGGGTCCCCACCTGCCGCTTCACGACTGCCCGGAGGTTTTCCATGCATGTAGGCCGCATTGCCCGTTGTGTTT
It encodes:
- a CDS encoding N-acetylmuramic acid 6-phosphate etherase, translated to MTEPAPAASADPRRTEGLHPLHPHLDALSTLELAQTFASDQLDAVQAVRRAAPQLARAADAALPRLARGGRLLYAGAGTSGRLGVLDASELPPTFSWPPERALAVIAGGERAIRQATEGAEDDEAAGRQAIAGLQPAPDDVLIAVAASGTTPWVLGAVAAARAAGALTVGLANNPLTPLLTATDCPVLLDTGPELISGSTRLKAGTAQKIALNTLSSTLMVRLGKVYGNLMVDLRAGNAKLEARALRLVMHATGAAEGVARAALSEAGGQVKVAVVSLRLGVGVPEAQRRLEAAGGHARAALGEGEWGL
- a CDS encoding anhydro-N-acetylmuramic acid kinase, with protein sequence MTGRPARVLGLMSGTSADGIDAALLELPGWPALGAGGPWPPLPGPAPRGRVLAHTFTPYPPELRAAVLRAAQNEGTPAELTQLHWALGEAFARAAAPLARDADLIASHGQTVQHHPRPDPARGWARPATLQLGEPAVIAAHTGRPVVADFRPADLAAGGVGAPLVPLADWALFAQSGVRRALHNLGGISNLTYLPGTEAAAVLAFDTGPANCLLDEVAGRAGHTHDEGGRLAQAGTIHEPTLAAWLAHPELGAPPPKATGREVWTLARLPQLAELSLPDLAATAVALTARTVAGAYRRWVLPRGLDEVVVLGGGARNPVLVAALRAELPVPLRTAAELGWNDHGFTDASREAAAFAFLGYARAQGWPNTLPHTTGAAHAALCGTWTPAPPTGALP
- a CDS encoding serine hydrolase domain-containing protein, with protein sequence MGPLIPARTHALLAAAVQTPGGPSGAALGVVDQTGRRETLVLGLAQREPHPQPLPEDSWWDLASLTKPLLTAREVLRALEEGLLDLDDPLGRWLPDLAWMQDTPLRARTLRQLLTHTAGLGPWSKLYTWGDAATIRARFLQEPWPVTEPGAVVYSDLGYVLLGRVLERLRGRPLREFPLDPGLSFTPDPARSVATEHCLWRERLLRGETHDENAAALGGVAGHAGLFGTLDGVLAQAELLLRGGWLGRAAQALALQPQAPERTLAFVQACPGWSGGSLCSPQAAGHTGFTGTGLWVDPGHGRAWVLLTNRVHPSRHSGFDIQGVRRAVGNTLLAGVA
- a CDS encoding GntR family transcriptional regulator produces the protein MLPSSLPWALPLDPASATPVYVQVAQGLTQRIESGHLRAGSALPAERELAAGLGVSRVTVRQALALLSQQGLLTRRHGSGTFVTPPPRPGELPSRSLGLLSSFSEDVRARGQIPGARVLSFERVRPSPQEAMSLALSPGERVYRLRRVRTADGEPLAVEDSALPAALVGELRPADVQDASLYALLWARALSPARAIRHLRAVNADLTLAPLLGVPVGAALLTTDRVSWLADGRPIEYARAHYRGDRSDFVMELQGGA